A genomic segment from Halomonas sp. GD1P12 encodes:
- a CDS encoding low molecular weight protein-tyrosine-phosphatase, with translation MTRVLFVCLGNICRSPSAEGVFRKALFDGGLSCDVEVDSCGIGDWHVGKAPDERAQKAALRRGVDISGLKARTLRREDFDAFDYVLGMDRDNLDAIRAMAPDGCRARTGLFLEYSDAGETEVPDPYFGGEQGFEHVLDLIEAASHGLIRALRKR, from the coding sequence ATGACGCGGGTACTGTTCGTCTGTCTGGGCAATATCTGCCGCTCACCGAGCGCCGAAGGCGTGTTTCGCAAGGCACTCTTTGACGGCGGGCTCTCTTGTGATGTCGAGGTCGATTCCTGCGGCATCGGCGACTGGCACGTGGGCAAGGCGCCGGACGAGCGCGCCCAAAAAGCGGCGCTTCGCCGCGGGGTGGATATCAGTGGGCTCAAGGCGCGCACGCTTCGTCGCGAGGATTTCGACGCCTTCGACTACGTGCTTGGCATGGACCGCGATAACCTCGATGCCATTCGAGCAATGGCGCCTGACGGCTGCCGTGCGCGCACCGGGCTCTTTCTGGAGTACTCGGATGCCGGCGAAACCGAGGTGCCGGACCCGTACTTCGGCGGCGAGCAGGGCTTCGAGCACGTCCTGGATCTGATCGAGGCGGCTTCGCACGGGCTGATTAGAGCGCTGAGAAAGCGCTGA
- the kdsB gene encoding 3-deoxy-manno-octulosonate cytidylyltransferase, whose product MAGSTDFVVVIPARFGSSRLPGKPLLEIAGEPMVAHVWRRANQSQAQRVVVATDDERIREALVPLGAEVVMTRADHPSGTDRLAEVAERLGLDDDTLIVNVQGDEPLIPPALIDQVAGRLADDPEASIATLAEPIVDVETLFNPNVVKVTCSHAGRALYFSRAPVPWDREQFAQKPSLLSTDAWLRHIGIYAYRASFLRDYQNMAPSQLEQLEQLEQLRALQHGHFIQVALACAQNPTGVDTFEDLARVRLLIEQTEAQ is encoded by the coding sequence ATGGCAGGCTCAACGGATTTCGTCGTCGTCATTCCGGCGCGCTTTGGCTCCTCGCGCCTGCCCGGTAAGCCGCTTCTGGAGATCGCCGGTGAACCAATGGTGGCCCACGTTTGGCGCCGCGCCAACCAGAGCCAGGCCCAGCGCGTGGTGGTGGCCACCGACGACGAGCGTATTCGCGAGGCGCTGGTGCCGCTGGGCGCCGAGGTCGTCATGACCCGCGCTGATCATCCCTCCGGCACCGACCGCCTGGCGGAAGTGGCCGAGCGGCTGGGCCTCGACGACGACACACTGATCGTCAACGTCCAGGGCGATGAGCCCTTGATTCCGCCGGCGCTGATCGACCAGGTGGCCGGGCGGCTGGCTGACGACCCCGAGGCGTCGATCGCCACGCTTGCCGAGCCGATCGTGGATGTCGAGACGCTATTCAATCCGAACGTGGTGAAGGTGACCTGCAGCCACGCCGGGCGCGCGCTCTACTTCTCACGAGCGCCTGTCCCATGGGATCGCGAGCAGTTCGCGCAGAAGCCGAGCCTTCTGAGTACCGATGCCTGGCTCAGGCACATCGGCATTTACGCCTATCGGGCGAGCTTTTTGCGCGATTACCAAAACATGGCGCCTTCCCAACTCGAGCAGCTGGAGCAGCTCGAACAGCTCAGAGCGCTTCAGCACGGCCACTTCATTCAGGTGGCGCTGGCCTGCGCGCAAAACCCCACCGGAGTGGATACGTTTGAAGATCTGGCGCGGGTGCGTTTACTCATCGAACAAACGGAGGCCCAATGA
- a CDS encoding Trm112 family protein, which produces MDKELLAMLVCPLCNGKLEYDRDAQELICYYDGLAYPIREGIPVMLPEEARVLSADEKLNTSPGRTGQA; this is translated from the coding sequence ATGGATAAGGAACTCTTGGCAATGCTGGTTTGCCCGCTCTGTAACGGCAAGCTCGAGTATGACCGCGACGCGCAGGAGCTCATCTGCTACTACGATGGGCTGGCCTACCCGATTCGTGAGGGTATCCCGGTAATGCTGCCGGAAGAGGCGCGCGTACTCAGCGCCGACGAGAAGCTCAACACCTCCCCGGGACGCACGGGGCAGGCGTAA
- the lpxK gene encoding tetraacyldisaccharide 4'-kinase: MSLASRWLDGVYRERLSRAPWLLPLLPLSALYGAVIKRRARAYQTGKKSVWRAPVPVIVVGNITLGGTGKSPLVAWLAAFLTRQGYTPGIVTRGYGGRAPAYPLIVEETTPVEHCGDEPLMLFRQTGACVAADPNRPRGAQALIERGCDIIISDDGLQHLALGRDIELLVVDGVRGLGNRRCLPAGPLREPACRLESVDAVIVNGTLARPLPVEPVMMTLAPARWQRVGSGEHAALTPLPFEPPVHAVAGIGNPERFFKTLAALGVEGERHAFSDHHAFDAKTLAFTPPRPLVMTAKDAVKCRTLAPKESWALEVEAELPDAFGVWLTDALATRPPNESLSTHTHEEGAHG, from the coding sequence GTGAGCCTTGCCAGCCGCTGGCTCGACGGGGTCTACCGGGAGCGTCTCTCCCGGGCGCCCTGGCTTCTACCGCTTCTGCCCTTGAGCGCGCTTTATGGCGCCGTGATCAAGCGCCGCGCTCGGGCCTACCAGACGGGTAAAAAAAGCGTCTGGCGCGCGCCGGTGCCGGTCATCGTGGTGGGTAACATCACCCTCGGCGGTACCGGCAAGTCGCCGCTGGTGGCCTGGCTTGCCGCTTTTTTGACGCGCCAGGGCTATACGCCTGGCATCGTCACGCGAGGCTACGGCGGCCGCGCGCCGGCTTATCCGCTCATCGTGGAGGAGACGACCCCGGTCGAGCACTGCGGCGACGAGCCGCTGATGCTCTTTCGCCAAACCGGCGCGTGCGTGGCGGCGGACCCGAACCGTCCGCGCGGCGCCCAGGCGCTCATCGAGCGCGGCTGCGACATCATCATCAGTGACGATGGCCTGCAGCATCTGGCGCTGGGCCGCGACATCGAGCTTCTGGTGGTCGACGGCGTGCGGGGGCTTGGCAACCGGCGCTGCCTGCCCGCCGGGCCGCTGCGAGAGCCGGCGTGCAGGCTTGAAAGCGTGGACGCGGTGATCGTCAACGGTACTCTCGCAAGACCGCTGCCTGTCGAGCCGGTCATGATGACGCTCGCCCCGGCGCGATGGCAGCGGGTGGGCAGCGGCGAGCACGCAGCGCTCACACCGCTCCCCTTCGAGCCTCCAGTGCACGCGGTGGCGGGTATCGGCAATCCCGAACGCTTTTTCAAGACGCTGGCGGCCCTTGGCGTCGAAGGCGAGCGACACGCGTTTTCTGATCATCACGCGTTCGATGCCAAAACGCTTGCGTTTACTCCGCCCAGGCCGCTCGTGATGACGGCCAAGGACGCGGTAAAGTGTCGGACGTTGGCACCAAAAGAGAGCTGGGCGCTGGAGGTCGAGGCCGAGCTTCCCGACGCGTTTGGCGTTTGGCTTACCGACGCGCTGGCCACGCGGCCCCCGAATGAATCACTATCGACCCACACACACGAGGAAGGCGCTCATGGATAA
- the msbA gene encoding lipid A export permease/ATP-binding protein MsbA, giving the protein MTDSSWALYKRLLEYVKPHWKMFALAIIGFVIYAASSTALAEMMKRLIDGIQNPDAAFRFFLPLFVVLMFAARGVGTFLSTYYMAYVGRYVIHTLRCDVFDHMLHLPGRFFDQHSSGHLVSRVTYHVEQVAGAATNAVTVILREGLFVVGLVLYLLWTNWMLTLLFLAVTPVIAVVVSFVSKRFRKISKRIQNSVGDVTHVASEALSGYRVVRTHGAETFEKKRFERASEENRRQSMKQAMTKAISSPVILMLVAISMALLVWLAMAPAFLADMTPGEFVAFITAAALMIKPVRQLTEINGDIQKGLAAASELFAVVDLSTEPDNGTLMPETLKGEVRFENVSFRYDEEQPNVLHGIDLHIAPGEMIAIVGRSGGGKSTLVGLLPRFYRPSEGRLLIDGADSDDYALGALRKHIAIVSQQVTLFNTTIAANIAYGENAPDRARIEEAAKAAYASEFIDQLPQGLDTVVGENGLTLSGGQRQRLAIARAIYRNAPILVFDEATSALDSESERYIQKALEYVCKGRTTLVIAHRLSTIERADRIVVMDQGRIVEQGTHEALLERQGAYAALYQIQFQEYA; this is encoded by the coding sequence GTGACCGATTCGAGCTGGGCGTTGTACAAACGCTTGTTGGAGTACGTAAAACCCCATTGGAAAATGTTTGCGTTGGCGATCATCGGTTTCGTGATCTACGCCGCGTCCAGCACGGCGCTGGCCGAGATGATGAAGCGCCTGATCGACGGGATCCAGAACCCGGACGCCGCCTTTCGCTTCTTTTTGCCGCTGTTCGTGGTGCTGATGTTCGCCGCCCGCGGGGTAGGAACGTTCTTGAGCACCTACTACATGGCGTATGTGGGTCGCTACGTGATTCATACGCTGCGCTGCGACGTGTTTGATCACATGCTGCATCTGCCCGGGCGCTTTTTCGATCAGCACTCGAGCGGTCATCTCGTCTCGCGCGTCACCTACCACGTCGAGCAGGTCGCGGGTGCGGCAACCAACGCGGTCACGGTGATTCTGCGCGAAGGGCTCTTCGTCGTCGGGCTGGTGCTCTATCTGCTCTGGACCAATTGGATGCTGACGCTGCTCTTTTTGGCCGTGACGCCGGTGATCGCCGTGGTCGTGAGCTTCGTCAGCAAGCGCTTTCGCAAGATTTCCAAGCGGATACAGAACTCTGTGGGCGATGTGACCCACGTGGCGTCAGAAGCGCTCTCCGGCTATCGGGTAGTGCGCACCCACGGCGCCGAGACCTTCGAGAAAAAACGCTTCGAGCGCGCCAGTGAAGAGAACCGCCGCCAGAGCATGAAGCAGGCGATGACCAAGGCGATCAGCTCGCCGGTGATTTTGATGCTGGTGGCGATTTCCATGGCGCTACTGGTGTGGCTTGCCATGGCGCCGGCCTTTTTGGCCGACATGACGCCAGGCGAGTTCGTGGCCTTCATCACCGCCGCGGCGCTGATGATCAAGCCGGTGCGCCAGCTCACCGAAATCAACGGCGACATTCAAAAGGGGCTGGCCGCCGCTTCCGAGCTGTTCGCGGTGGTGGATCTGTCTACCGAGCCGGATAACGGCACGTTGATGCCCGAAACGCTCAAGGGGGAGGTGCGCTTTGAAAACGTGAGCTTTCGCTACGATGAGGAGCAGCCCAACGTGCTCCACGGCATCGACCTGCACATCGCGCCGGGGGAGATGATCGCCATTGTTGGGCGCTCCGGCGGCGGCAAGTCCACGCTGGTTGGGCTACTGCCGCGCTTCTATCGGCCTTCCGAGGGGCGCTTGCTCATCGACGGTGCCGATAGTGACGACTACGCGCTCGGCGCGCTTCGTAAGCACATCGCGATCGTCTCGCAGCAGGTGACGCTGTTCAACACCACCATCGCCGCCAATATCGCCTACGGCGAGAACGCGCCTGACCGGGCGCGAATCGAGGAGGCCGCAAAGGCGGCCTACGCCAGCGAGTTCATCGACCAGCTTCCGCAGGGCCTTGATACGGTGGTCGGCGAAAATGGCCTCACGCTTTCCGGCGGCCAGCGCCAGCGCTTGGCGATTGCCCGTGCGATCTATCGCAATGCGCCCATTCTGGTGTTCGACGAGGCGACCTCGGCGCTCGATTCCGAATCCGAGCGCTATATTCAAAAGGCGCTCGAGTACGTCTGTAAAGGCCGCACGACCCTGGTGATCGCTCACCGACTCTCTACTATCGAGCGCGCCGATCGCATCGTCGTGATGGATCAGGGGCGGATCGTCGAGCAGGGCACTCACGAGGCGCTGCTCGAGCGCCAGGGCGCTTACGCCGCGCTTTACCAGATACAGTTTCAGGAGTACGCGTGA
- a CDS encoding DNA internalization-related competence protein ComEC/Rec2, translating into MRTGVVAPAAMAALGAAILAEYSGAEGRLLPALGAVLVAALLLVNRVPRVLPALLAGGWVLFGVHLEWQRTLPAGLGGEDLSVIARIDEAQRDEGLSRLNLQLLECESPAQRLACSGLDRVRVSAYGDTAFEAGQTWRLTLRLRPPGGFKNPHRFDYARWLWREGIHATGYVRPAPAPQLITPERSTLRSLALAHIDATSLDARTKRWLAALSLGASQRLTQDDWTLLNATGTTHLVVISGLHVGLVASMVLWVSRLLAKLTTPQNWRLRAWPWAAAGLACVGYAALAGLGPPAMRAMVMTLLGLWVLSGRHAPGVWQAWWLALLLVVLVDPLAPWRPGLWLSFVAVAWLIVIWQGRARPQGVKGWVWALVRTQLLLSPLMAAAVLVSFGRVAPGAPLVNLLAVPWVSAVMVPLALLGWLLAPLFGAGELVWRGFGAALNVFDALLRIALEALPLWEPAIELRFALAAALLLLALCFGLAFVPRWLRAASCAVAAALLFFSQPKSLAPGVLRVTVFDVGQGQLIELQSATQRLLYDTGPRFRSGFMPIESLWPPGQRFDRVIVSHGDSDHAGGVRALLSEHKVTVWQAPEGEAVAAPFTPCARGQHWTHDEIAYRVLWPPAGENALTPNERSCVLEVSVGEHRLLITGDVGRQTERRLIGDLKSPVSVLVAGHHGSRSSSGVQFVRESAPGHVIFSAGRDNAFGHPADEVVRRYQSVGSCLWSTAEDGALTFHVERGQAIRVETARASVKGRKRC; encoded by the coding sequence ATGCGAACAGGGGTGGTCGCGCCGGCGGCCATGGCAGCGCTCGGCGCGGCGATACTTGCCGAGTACAGCGGCGCCGAAGGGCGTTTACTGCCCGCCCTCGGCGCGGTGCTGGTGGCCGCGCTTTTGCTCGTCAATCGCGTTCCCCGGGTGCTGCCCGCGCTGCTGGCCGGCGGCTGGGTACTGTTCGGCGTTCATCTCGAGTGGCAGCGAACCCTGCCGGCGGGGCTCGGCGGCGAGGATCTCAGCGTCATTGCGCGCATCGATGAGGCGCAGCGCGATGAAGGCTTGAGCCGGCTAAACCTGCAGCTGCTCGAGTGCGAAAGCCCGGCGCAGCGCCTGGCGTGCTCCGGGCTCGATCGCGTGCGCGTCAGCGCCTACGGCGATACCGCCTTTGAAGCGGGCCAAACCTGGCGGCTCACGCTTCGCCTGCGCCCGCCCGGCGGGTTCAAAAACCCACATCGCTTCGATTACGCCCGTTGGCTCTGGCGCGAGGGCATCCATGCCACCGGCTACGTGCGCCCGGCCCCGGCCCCGCAGTTGATCACCCCAGAGCGTTCGACGTTGAGGTCACTTGCACTTGCACATATCGACGCCACTTCCCTGGATGCACGCACCAAACGCTGGCTCGCCGCGCTCAGCCTGGGCGCGAGCCAGCGGTTGACCCAGGATGATTGGACGCTCTTGAACGCCACCGGCACCACGCACCTGGTGGTCATCTCAGGCTTGCACGTGGGGCTGGTGGCCTCAATGGTGCTGTGGGTCAGCCGGCTGTTGGCCAAGCTGACAACGCCGCAAAACTGGCGGCTGCGCGCCTGGCCCTGGGCCGCGGCGGGGCTTGCCTGCGTGGGTTACGCCGCGCTTGCGGGGCTGGGGCCGCCGGCAATGCGCGCCATGGTGATGACGCTGCTCGGGCTCTGGGTACTCAGCGGGCGCCACGCGCCAGGGGTCTGGCAGGCCTGGTGGCTGGCGCTTTTACTGGTCGTGCTGGTCGACCCACTTGCACCCTGGCGTCCAGGGCTATGGCTATCGTTTGTCGCCGTGGCGTGGCTGATCGTCATTTGGCAGGGGCGAGCGCGCCCTCAGGGCGTCAAGGGCTGGGTCTGGGCGCTGGTGCGAACGCAGCTTTTATTGTCGCCGCTGATGGCAGCGGCGGTGCTGGTCAGCTTTGGTCGCGTGGCGCCAGGGGCGCCGCTGGTGAATCTGCTCGCCGTGCCCTGGGTGAGCGCGGTCATGGTTCCGCTGGCGCTGCTGGGCTGGCTGCTGGCGCCGCTGTTCGGCGCCGGCGAGCTCGTCTGGCGCGGCTTTGGAGCCGCCCTCAACGTTTTTGATGCGCTGTTACGCATCGCCCTTGAAGCGCTACCGCTTTGGGAGCCCGCAATCGAGCTGCGTTTTGCGCTGGCCGCGGCGCTTTTACTATTGGCGCTCTGTTTCGGGCTCGCCTTCGTGCCACGCTGGCTGCGGGCGGCCTCCTGCGCGGTGGCCGCCGCGCTGCTGTTTTTCTCCCAGCCCAAATCGCTTGCGCCCGGGGTTTTGCGCGTCACCGTTTTCGATGTAGGCCAGGGCCAGCTCATCGAGCTTCAAAGCGCCACACAGCGGCTTTTGTACGATACCGGCCCGCGTTTTCGAAGCGGGTTCATGCCGATCGAGTCCTTATGGCCGCCGGGACAGCGCTTCGATCGTGTGATCGTCAGCCACGGTGACAGCGACCACGCCGGCGGCGTTCGGGCGCTTTTGAGCGAACACAAGGTTACGGTCTGGCAGGCGCCCGAAGGCGAGGCGGTAGCCGCACCGTTTACACCCTGCGCCCGAGGCCAGCACTGGACACACGACGAAATCGCGTACCGCGTGCTCTGGCCACCGGCCGGGGAGAACGCGCTCACGCCTAACGAGCGCTCCTGCGTGCTCGAGGTCAGCGTGGGCGAACATCGGCTATTGATCACCGGTGACGTCGGGCGCCAGACCGAGCGGCGTCTGATCGGTGATTTGAAGTCCCCGGTCAGCGTGCTGGTGGCGGGCCACCACGGCAGCCGCTCGAGCTCCGGGGTACAGTTCGTACGTGAAAGTGCGCCTGGGCATGTGATCTTCAGCGCCGGGCGTGACAACGCCTTTGGCCATCCGGCGGATGAGGTGGTGCGCCGGTATCAAAGCGTGGGGAGCTGCCTTTGGAGCACCGCGGAGGACGGAGCGCTGACATTTCATGTCGAGAGGGGCCAAGCAATACGCGTCGAAACGGCGCGCGCGTCGGTGAAAGGGCGCAAGCGGTGTTGA